In Bifidobacterium scardovii JCM 12489 = DSM 13734, the genomic stretch TGACCCGGATCCGGAAAAGAAATCGAAGGTCGTGGAAGGCGCCGAGGCGTTCAGCGAGCGCGTCATCAAGCCGATGAGCGACCATATGCCGCGCGCGGCGAAGGGCACGAGCGCCCGTGTGCCGATCAACGACGAGCTGCAGGAGCTGACCGAGCAGGTGTACCGGCGCCCGACCGCGCAGCAGCTCGACGATTCGGAAACGGTGGCGATCCCGAAGGGCGTGCTCGGCGGGCGGGGCAAGGCTGGGTTCGCCGGGCTGGCCGGATCGGAGCCGGCGGACGCGCGGCCCGGCGCCGACGAGCCCGGCGCGGATGACGCATCCCCCGACCCCGGAACCGATCGCGGAACCGACCCCGAAGCCACGTCCGGAACCAAACCGGAAGCCGGCCCGGCGGCCGGCCCCGCAAGCGATACGACGCACGACAACCCAAGGAGCAAGTGGCGCTGATGGCATTACTGTCCGTTCTCGATCTGCTGATGGTCCTCGTCGGCGCCGTCGGCATCGGCTACCAGGCGCTGTGCATCCTCATCTCGCTGTTCGCCAAGCCGGTCACCTTCCCCACGGCCCCGATGGACCGGCACTACGCCGTGCTGATCTCGGCGCGCAACGAGGAGCAGGTGATCGGCAACCTCATCGACTGCATCCAGACGCAGACCTATCCGAGAGAGCTGATCGACATCTGGCTTGTCGCCGACAACTGCGACGACGGCACCGCCGAGGTCGCGCGGTCCAAGGGCTGCCATGTCATCGAACGCTTCAACAAGCAGCTGATCGGCAAGGGCTACGCGCTGACCTACCTGCTCGACCGCATGAACGAGTCCGGCGCGTCCGACAAGTACGACGCGTTCTTCGTGTTCGACGCCGACAACCGCCTCGACAAGCACTACTTCGAGGAGATGAACAAGGCCTTCCAGGCCGGGTTCCGCATCCTCACCAGCTACCGCAACTCGGTCAACCTGTCGGATAACTGGGTCTCGTCCGGCTCGGCCCTGTGGTTCATCCGCGAGTCGCGGTTCCTGAGCGCCTCGCGCATGCGGCTTGGCAACAGCTGCCACGTCGGCGGCACCGGCTTCATGTTCTCCAAGGAGGTCATGAAGCGCAACAACGGCTGGAAATTCCACCTGCTCACCGAGGACCTCGAATTCACGATGGACTCGGTGCTGCACGGCGACCGCATCGGCTACTGCGGCACCGCGATCCTCTACGACGAGCAGCCGGTCACCTTCCAGCAGAGCTGGCGGCAGCGCCTGCGCTGGAGCAAGGGATTCCTGCAGGTGTTCCGCTACTACGGCCCCGCCCTCATCAAGCGCGCGGTGCGCGAGCGCGACTTCTCCGCCGTGGACTTCACGCTGCTGCTGTGCCCGTTCACCGTGCTGGGCATCACCCGCGTGCTGCTCGGATGCCTGTTCGTCGCGTTCGGGTTCGTGACCTGGCAGAGCCAGATCGCCTCGATGAGCGGCTGGGCGTCGGGCATCGTGCTGAGCGTGCTCGGCATGATGGCGCTCGCCGCGCTGACGATCATCGCCGAGCGCGACCAGATCGGCGCGACGAACAAGGAGCTGTTCGCGTATGTGCTGAGCTTCCCGATCTACATGCTCAGCTATGTGCCGATCTCGTTCCAGGCCATCTTCGCGAAGGCCCAGTGGAAACCCATCGCGCATAAGGGGTAACGGCGGGTAGCGTCGGGTAGCGGCGGGCGGAGGCTGAGGCGCGCGCCGAGATTTGTGTACACGGATGCGGTCCCGCTGTGCGCCTCGGCTAGACTGAAATCCATGAGTACAGACAATGATCAGGCGAATGTCAATTTTGGCCCGATGGTGCAGCCCGGGCGGCCGGCGCCGGCGCGGCAGCCGCTGCCGGTGATGCAACCGGGCGCGCCGACCGCCATGCCGCCGGCCATGCCCGCCGCGCCGGCCCCCGCCATGCCGGCGGTGCCGCCGAACCCGCAGGCCGCCGTCTCCATCCGCGGCCTGTTCAAGCGTTTCGACCGGAAGATCGCGGTCAACGGGCTGGCGCTCGACATCCCGATCGGCTCGTTCTACGGCCTGGTCGGCCCGAACGGCGCCGGCAAGACGACCACGCTCAACATGGTGACCGGTCTGCTGGTGCCCGACGCCGGCACGGCGATGATCCTCGGGCGCGACGTGTGGAGCGACGTGAACACGGCCAAGCGCATGATCGGCGTGATGCCCCAGCCCGACCAGATCTTCGATCGGCTCACCGGCCTGCAGCTGCTGGTGTACGCCGGCATGCTGCGCGGCATGTCCCGCGACGAGACGATGCGCCGCGCGAAGGACCTGCTGAACGCCTTCGACCTCGCCCAGGCGGCGAACACCATGGTCACCGACTATTCGGCCGGCATGACCAAGAAGATCTGCCTGGCCTCGGCGATGATCCACAGCCCGCGCATCCTGGTGCTCGACGAGCCCTTCGAATCGGTCGATCCGGTCTCCAGCGCGAACCTCAAGGACATCCTCATCGAATACGCGCGCACCGGCGGCACGGTGATCATCTCCTCGCACGTGATGTCCCTGGTCGAGAAGATGTGCACGCATGTGGCTGTGATCAACAATGGCCAGGTGCGCGCGGCCGGCACCGTCGACGAGGTCGCCGCGGGCGAGGACCTTGAGGACCGGTTCCTGCAGCTGGTCGGCGGGCGCCACGAGGCCGCGCATCTTGCATGGCTCGACGGCGGCGGCCCGGACGATCCGGCGGGCGGGCAGACGGGTCGTCCGGTCGACCAGCCCGATGCCGGCAGCACCGGAGCACCGGCCGACGGCATGCGGGGCGAACGATGATCGCCACCGCACGCACGCTGATACAACTGCGCTGGGCGCTCACCTGGGCCATCCTGCGCAAGTCCACATTGCAGACCATCGGCTACATCATCGCCTCGCTGATGGCGCTTGGCGCGATGGTCGGCACCGCCGCCCTCGCCTTCCAGGTCGGCGGCGAGTTCCACGCCGCCATACCGGCGGATCTGCTTGAGCGGGTATACGGCTCCGATGGCGTCATTCGCAGCCTCGTCGTCATCGGAGGGACGTCCCTGACGCTGTTCATCGCGATGATCCAGCTGATGCTGATCGGCGAGGGATCGACGATGAGCTCGCGCAGGTTCGCGCTGTACGGCATCGAGGACCGGCGGCTGCAGTTCGGTCTGCTGGCCTCCGGCCTGTCCGGACTGCCGGCGATCACCGGCGTGGTGTGCATGCTGGCATGGGCCATGGCCTACCGGCCGATGGGGTCGGCCGCCGTGGTCGCCGAGCTGGTCGCCGCGCCGCTCATCATCGTCACGATGATGAGCATCGCCAAGCTGATCATCTCGCTGTCCACCACGCTGGTCACCTCCAAGCGGGGCAAGAGTGTCTTCTACATAGTCACCGTGCTGGTGTTCGTCACGATCTGCCAGATCCCGTCGATCCTCCTCAACAACGGGTTCGACCCCGGCAACGGGTTTGGCCCCGGCATCAACCTCGACCTGCGCCAGCTGGCCCCGTTCGCTGCCGTCGCCGCATGGACGCCGCTCGGCGCCGGATTCCAGCTGCCCTTCGACGCGATGGCCGGCGATTGGCTGCCCTTGGCGGCGCGCGTCGCCATCCTGGCCGCCACCTGGGCGGTGTGCTTTCTGGGCTGCACCTGGTGCCTCAAGCGGGAGCGCCTGACTTTGGGAGCGGGGGGCCCGGCCGTCAGGATCAAGGGGGTCGGCGCGTTCCGGTCCATGCCGGACAGCGTCTCCGGCGCGGTGTCCGCGCGCCTGGTCACCTATCTGCGGCGTGACCCGCGCCTGGCCATGATGTTCGCGATGCCGGCGTTCTTCGCCGTGATCTTCGGCCTGCAGTCCCACGACATCAACGTCATGGTCTGGCAGTCGCTGATCTGGGGCGGCTGGATGTTCTCGATCGTGGAGAGCAACGGCCTGTCCTACGACGGCCGCGGCTTCACCATGCAGGCGATCAGCGGCGTGCGCGGTCTCGACGACCGCATCGGCCGAGTCCGGGTCTACGCGGGCATCATCGTGGTCTATCTGGCGGTGCTCGCCGTGGCGATCGGCCTGTACACCGGCGACTGGTTCACGCCGTCCGGCGCGCTGACCGGTCTGGTGTTCCTGGCGCTCGGCTATGACGCGGCCTTCTGCTCGCTGGGATTGGCCGAGGTGGTCTCCTGTGTGTTCATGTACCCGGTGCCCTCGATGGACAAGCCGTTCTCGTCGCCGCAGGGCCGCGCGATGGCGCAGGGCTTCTTCCCGTTCATCTACATGCTCGGCAGCTTGCTGCTGGTCCTGCCGACCGGCATCGCCGCGGTTGCGCTGGCGCTGACCGGCGTGTGGGATACGGCGTACTGGCTGCTGATCCCGATCGCGCTCGTCAACGGCGCCGCGGCGCTTGCGATTGGTTCATGGCTTGGCGGTAAGCTGATGGATGCGCGGATGCTGTCGATCGTCAAGACGCTCGATTCGTTCGCCTCGCTGCAGAAATAACCGTTCGTCGCAGACAAGGAGCACGGCGTGGCCAGAAGATCGACGGTCTACCGATCCCGGGATCCTCGAAGGCGCCGAGCCGTCACCGTCACGATCGCCGCATGCGCCACGGTCGCGCTGTTTACGGGATATCTGATCGCCGACATCGCCGATCTGGCTCCGGGGGTGCTGACCCTGCAGCCGGTGGAACGGCCTGCGGTCCCCGCCGCACGCCGGTCGCGCCCCGCCGGCGAGCTTGCCGGCGCGCTCGATGCGACCAAGGCCGTCGACGCCTCGGCCGCCGCCAAGCTGATCGACCAGCTCGCCGCGGCGGAGGGCGTCGGCGATGCCCTGTCCGTGGCCATCGCCGACGCGCAGGGTACCATCGTCGCGCAGCGCGCCGTCGATACGCCCAGGGAACCCGCCTCCACGATGAAGACGTTGACCGCGCTCGCCGCGTCCAGCACGCTCGACATGGGATCGACCCTCGACACGCAGACCTATCTGGTCCAGGGCGACGGGTCCGACACGTTGTTCCTCAAGGGCAACGGCGACATGCTGCTGTCGGCCGGAGCCAGCGACCCCGACCACGTCAACGGGCGCGCCGGGCTGGCCACGCTCGCCGAGCGGACCGCCCAGGCCCTGCGCCAGCGCGGCGTGACCCATGTGTCGCTGACCGTTGACGACAGCCTGTTCGGCAGCGAGCGCTACCCGGCCACCATCGCGTTCAACAATCCGGACAACCTGTACTACACCGGCGTCACGTCGATGGCCATCGACGGCGGCCGCCAGTGGGCGGACGGCGCCGCCCCGGCCGATCCGGACGTGTTCAGCGCCTATCCGACCCTGAGTACCACCACCGTGCAGGACGCGACGGTCGTATTCGTCGCCGGGCTCGCCGAACAGGGCATCACCGTCGACGGCGATGCCGCCGACGGCACCGTGCCCGAGGGGCTTGAGCCGATCGCCTCTGTCAGCTCCGCCACGCTGAGCGAGATCCTGGCGTTCACCCTGCAGCATTCCGACAACACGCTCGCCGAGGAGTTCGGCCGGCTGACCGCGATCGCGCGGCGCCAGGAGAACTCGCCGCAGGGCGGGACCGCAGCCGTGCGCGCCGTGCTTGGCGATCTCGGCATCGACACTGCCGGCCTGACCATGGCCGACTGCTCCGGCCTGTCGACCGGGTCGAAGGTGAGCGTGCGCACGATGGTCGCCGTGCAGGCCCGCAACCTCACCGCCTCGGGCGCTGCGGGCGCGGCCGAAGGCCTGTCCGTCCCCGGATTGGTCGGCACCGCCGCCAACCGCGCGGTCAGCGGCGGCACCCTTGGCCTGCTGCGCGTGAAAACCGGCAGCCTCGGCGAGGTCACCTCGATGGTCGGCAACGTCTCGCGCACCGAAGGCGGGGCGCTGGCGTTCGCCGTGATCGTCAACCAGCCCGACGACATGACGGCGGCGCGCAATGCGATCGACGCGTTCGTGGATCGGCTGGCATCACTGTAATGGCGTATTCGGCATGGATCAGGGCCGGCATCGGCGCGGTGCGCGCCTCGCTCGCCGCATCGGGCGTGCGCCGGCAGGACGGGCGGTTCGCCGAGCACGGCGAGCATCGCCCCGATGCGGATGCGCCGCTTGTGCTGGTCGCCTGTTCCGGCGGCCGCGATTCCATGGCGCTGGCCGCGCTGGCCGCCACCGTGTGCGCCACGCTCGGCGTGCGCTGCGGCGCCGCGGTCATCGACCACGGCATGCAGCCCGGTTCCGCCGACGTGGCCGAGCGGGCGGCACGGCGCTGCCGGGCGCTCGGACTGGACCCGGTGACCGTGCGGGCCGTCGAGGTCACCGGCGACGGCAGGGGCGCCGAGGCCGCGGCGCGCGACGCGCGGTACCGGGCGCTGGGCGCCATCGCGCGGGAATCAGGCGCCGCCGTGGTGCTGCTGGCCCACACCAGCGACGATCAGGCGGAGACGGTCCTGATCGGGCTGCTGCGCTCCGCCGGCGTCGACGCGCTCGCCGGCATGCCGGAACACTTCGAACGCGGGGGAGTGCGCTACGCCCGCCCGCTGCTGGACCTGAGCCGTGCCGACACGACCGGCATCTGCGAGGATCTGGGCCTGACGTGGTGGGACGATCCGACCAACGGCGACGGCGTCCCCGCATCCGAGGACGCGGGGCTGCCGCTGCGCTCGCGGATTCGCCACCAGCTGATGCCGTTCCTGCGCCGGTTCGCCGGCGGCGATATCGTTGCGCATCTGGCCGGCGGATCCCGCCTGCTGCGTCTGGACAAGGACTATCTTGACGGCCAGGCCGACGCGGCGGCCGCCCGCATCGCGCTGGAGCCGGACGGCGACCTGCTGCGCATGGGCGTGAAGGCGCTGGAACGGGAGCATCCGGCGATCCGGTTGCGCGTCATCGCCCATCTGCTGGCGTCGGCCGGCGCCGGGGCGACCTCCGCGCAGGTGGCGTCGGTGGAGCGTCTGGTCTCCGATTGGCACGGTCAGGGACCGGTCTCACTTCCCAGTGGTTATTCAGCTTTCCGTCAGAAACACGTCATTCGTGTGTGCCAATATGGTGGGCATGCGTATCGCCGACGTTCAAGATCAGATTGACCACGAGCTGGTCAGCAGAACACAGATAGACCATAAGATCCAAGAGGTCGCCGCACGGGTGAGCGCGGACTACGCCGGGAAGAACCCGCTGTTCGTCGCCGTGCTGAAGGGGGCGGTCAACACGCTCGCCGCGCTGTCCCAGGCCGTGAGCATTCCCGTGCAGATCGACTTCATGAGCCTGTCCAGCTATGGTTCGGGCACCCAGTCCAGCGGAAGCGTGACGATCCGGCAGGATCTGTCGACCGATGTTCGCGGCAGGCACATTCTGATCGTCGAGGATATCGTTGATTCGGGGCGGACGCTCGCATGGCTGTCCGAGGAGCTGAAGCGCCGCGGCGCGGCATCCGTCGAGATCTTCGCGCTGCTGGAGAAGCCGGCTCGCCGCGAAGTCGACGTGGACGTGAAATACCGCGGCTACGAGATCCCGGACGAGTTCGTGGTCGGTTTCGGGCTGGACTACGACGAGCGGTTCCGTAATCTCGATTCGATCGCGGTGCTGAAGCCCGAAGTGTATCAAGGAGTGCATGCATGAGTTATCCCCAGGGGCCGCAACAGGGGCCGGGCAACAACCGGCCCAGCAACAATCCGTTTAACGGCAACCCGTTCAACCGCAACAACAACGGCGGGAACAGCGGGCAGAACGGCAACGGCAACGGGCAGCGCCCGTTCTGGCAGTCGCCGTGGCTGTGGGGCGTGCTGGTGGTGCTGATCGCCATCGGGTCGTTCCAGATCTTCGCCGGTTCCGGCACGCAGACCATCGACACCAAGGATGGCTTCGCGCTGCTCAAGAACGGCACCGTGAGCTACGCCAAGATCATCGACAACAAGCAGCTGGTCAAGCTCGAGCTGACGAGCGACTACACCAAGACCGACCCGGACACCGGACGGCAGCGCAACTACGGCAAGGACGTGCAGTTCTACTACACCTTCGCGCAGGGCGCCCAGGTGGTGCAGGCCGTGGAGAAGGCCAACCCGTCCAAGGGCTGGACCTCCGACATGCAGTCGTCCAGCATGATGAGCTACATGCTCAGTTCGCTGCTGCCGATCCTGCTGCTGGTGGCCCTATGGTGGCTGCTCATGCGCAACATGGGCGGCGCCAACGGCATGTTCGGCATGGGCGGCAAGAAGAACAGCGGCAAACTGCTCGAGGGCCAGACGCCGACCACCAAGTTCTCCGACGTCGCCGGTGAGGACGAGGCCGTGGCCGAGGTCGAGGAGATCAAGGACTTCCTCAAGGACCCCTCCAAGTACAAGGCGCTGGGCGCGCGCATCCCGCGCGGCGTGCTGCTGTACGGCCCTCCCGGCACCGGCAAGACGCTGCTCGCCCGCGCGATCGCAGGCGAGGCCGGCGTGCCGTTCTATTCGATGGCCGGCTCCGACTTCGTCGAGATGTTCGTCGGCCTCGGCGCCTCCCGCGTGCGTGACCTGTTCGACGAGGCGAAGAAGAACGCCCCCGCCATCATCTTCATCGACGAGATCGACGCCGTCGGCCGCAAGCGCGGCTCCGGCATGGGCGGCGGCCACGACGAGCGCGAGCAGACGCTGAACCAGCTGCTCGTCGAGATGGACGGCTTCGACAACGACACCAACCTCATCATCATCGCCGCGACCAACCGCCCCGACGTGCTCGACCCGGCCCTGCTGCGCCCAGGCCGTTTCGACCGCCAGGTCGGCGTGGCCGCGCCGGATCTGGAAGGCCGCGAGGCGATCCTCAAGGTGCACGCCAAGGGCAAGCCGTTCGTGCCGGACGTCGACCTGCACATGATCGCCGTGCGCACCCCGGGCTTCACCGGCGCCGATCTGGCCAACGTGCTCAACGAGGCCGCGCTGCTGTGCGCCCGCGTCGGCGCGCAGCTCATCGACAACCGCGCCATCGACGAGGCCATCGACCGCGTCCAGTCCGGCCCGCGCCGCAAGTCCAAGGGCATGGCCCTTGAGGAGCTGCGCAACACCGCGTACCACGAGGGCGGCCACGCGCTGGTCGCCGCCGCGATGCACGACACCGACCCGGTGACCAAGGTCACCATCCTGCCGCGAGGCCGCGCGCTCGGCTATACCGCCGTCATGCCGACCACCGACCGATACTCGCAGTCGCGCAACCAGCTGCTCGACCAGATGGCCTACGCGATGGGCGGGCGCACCGCCGAGGAGATCGTGTTCCACGACCCGACCACCGGCGCGTCCAACGACATCGAGAAGGCGACCGCCATCGCCCGCACGATGGTCACCCAGTATGGCTTCTCCGCCCAGCTCGGCGCGATCAAGTGGGGCGACGAGGACGAGCAGACCACGGTGATGGACGGTCTGCAGCCGCGCAAGTACTCCGACCGCACCGCGCAGGTCATCGACGACGAGGTGCTCAAGCTCGTCGAGACCGCGCACACCGAGGCGTGGAACGTGATCAACGAGAACCGCGACGTGCTTGATGAGCTGGTGCGCCAGCTGCTCGTCAAGGAGACTCTGAACGAGAAGGAGCTGGCCGCGATCTTCGCGAACGTGAAGAAGGCCCCGGTGCGCGAGACTTGGCTGTCCAACGACCGCCGGCCCGATTCGGACAAGCCCCCGGTCGAGATCCCCGAATCGCTCAAGCGTTCGGTCGGCATGAAGCCCGGCGAGTGACCGATGCCATCGCCATCGTGCCCTGAATGACTACGTTGCGGCGTGCTGCAGGCGTGCAGCACGCCGCAACGTATGTCTGGGGCGGGATGGACGTGGCGCGGCCGCGCGTTGCGGCGTGCCGCGAATGCCATGCGAGATGTCGAGATGTAAGGAGAGGAATCATGCCATACGATGAGGAGGGCGTGCGCGAGGCCGTGCGCCTGTTTCTGCGGTCGATCGGCGAGGATCCGGAACGCGAGGGGCTGGTCGAGACCCCCGACCGCATCGCCCGCGCCTGCCGCGAGATCTTTTCGGGCCTTGGCCGCGACCCGCGCGAGGTGCTGTCCAAGCGGTTCCCGGTCGACACCGACGAGATGGTGCTGGTGCGCGACATCGAGCTGTACTCGGTGTGCGAGCATCATCTGCTGCCGTTCCACGGGTTCGCGCATGTCGGCTACATCCCGTCCAACGGGCGGGTCGTCGGGCTGAGCAAGCTCGCCCGGCTCGTGGAACTCTATGCGCGCCGCCCGCAGGTGCAGGAGCGCATCACCCAGCAGGTGGCCGACGCGCTGATGGAATACGCGGACGCGCGCGGCGTGATCGTCGTGACCGAATGCGAGCACATGTGCATGGCGATGCGCGGCGTCAACAAGCCGCAGTCGCGCACGGTCACCTCCGCGGTGCGCGGCGTCATGCGCAATCCGGCCACCCGGGCCGAGGCCATGAGCCTGATCATGGCCAAACACTGACGGGCCGGGTCCGCCGCAATGGTGCGAATGGCGCCGGGCCTGGACGCGGCGCCGCACATGATAAACCGCGGACGACAACCAAGGAGCGTACATCGTATGACCAGTCTGAATGATCTGCACAATCCGACCCGCACGCTGGTGATGGGCGTGCTCAACATCACCGAGGATTCCTTCTCCGACGGCGGGCTGTGGCTCGACCCGGACAAGGCCTGCGGGCACGGCCTCGCGATGCTCGACGAGGGCGCCGACATCATCGACATCGGCGCGGAATCCACCCGTCCCGGCGCCAAGCGCGTCGGCGAGGAGGACGAGCTCGCGCGCGTCACCGGCGCGGTCGAGGCGCTGGTGCCCCACGGCGCGGTGCTGTCCATCGACACGACGAGGGCCTCCGTCGCCGCGGCGGCGCTCGATAAGGGCGCGCTGATCATCAACGACGTGTCCGGTGGCACGCTGGACGCCGACCTGCCGCGCGTCGTGGCCGATCACGACTGCCTGTACATCGTGCAGCACTGGCGGGGCTGGCTGACCGGGGCGCACGGCGGCACGCCCGACGCCGACACCTCGCACTACGA encodes the following:
- a CDS encoding glycosyltransferase family 2 protein, with product MALLSVLDLLMVLVGAVGIGYQALCILISLFAKPVTFPTAPMDRHYAVLISARNEEQVIGNLIDCIQTQTYPRELIDIWLVADNCDDGTAEVARSKGCHVIERFNKQLIGKGYALTYLLDRMNESGASDKYDAFFVFDADNRLDKHYFEEMNKAFQAGFRILTSYRNSVNLSDNWVSSGSALWFIRESRFLSASRMRLGNSCHVGGTGFMFSKEVMKRNNGWKFHLLTEDLEFTMDSVLHGDRIGYCGTAILYDEQPVTFQQSWRQRLRWSKGFLQVFRYYGPALIKRAVRERDFSAVDFTLLLCPFTVLGITRVLLGCLFVAFGFVTWQSQIASMSGWASGIVLSVLGMMALAALTIIAERDQIGATNKELFAYVLSFPIYMLSYVPISFQAIFAKAQWKPIAHKG
- a CDS encoding ABC transporter ATP-binding protein; this encodes MQPGAPTAMPPAMPAAPAPAMPAVPPNPQAAVSIRGLFKRFDRKIAVNGLALDIPIGSFYGLVGPNGAGKTTTLNMVTGLLVPDAGTAMILGRDVWSDVNTAKRMIGVMPQPDQIFDRLTGLQLLVYAGMLRGMSRDETMRRAKDLLNAFDLAQAANTMVTDYSAGMTKKICLASAMIHSPRILVLDEPFESVDPVSSANLKDILIEYARTGGTVIISSHVMSLVEKMCTHVAVINNGQVRAAGTVDEVAAGEDLEDRFLQLVGGRHEAAHLAWLDGGGPDDPAGGQTGRPVDQPDAGSTGAPADGMRGER
- a CDS encoding D-alanyl-D-alanine carboxypeptidase/D-alanyl-D-alanine-endopeptidase, giving the protein MARRSTVYRSRDPRRRRAVTVTIAACATVALFTGYLIADIADLAPGVLTLQPVERPAVPAARRSRPAGELAGALDATKAVDASAAAKLIDQLAAAEGVGDALSVAIADAQGTIVAQRAVDTPREPASTMKTLTALAASSTLDMGSTLDTQTYLVQGDGSDTLFLKGNGDMLLSAGASDPDHVNGRAGLATLAERTAQALRQRGVTHVSLTVDDSLFGSERYPATIAFNNPDNLYYTGVTSMAIDGGRQWADGAAPADPDVFSAYPTLSTTTVQDATVVFVAGLAEQGITVDGDAADGTVPEGLEPIASVSSATLSEILAFTLQHSDNTLAEEFGRLTAIARRQENSPQGGTAAVRAVLGDLGIDTAGLTMADCSGLSTGSKVSVRTMVAVQARNLTASGAAGAAEGLSVPGLVGTAANRAVSGGTLGLLRVKTGSLGEVTSMVGNVSRTEGGALAFAVIVNQPDDMTAARNAIDAFVDRLASL
- the tilS gene encoding tRNA lysidine(34) synthetase TilS, which translates into the protein MAYSAWIRAGIGAVRASLAASGVRRQDGRFAEHGEHRPDADAPLVLVACSGGRDSMALAALAATVCATLGVRCGAAVIDHGMQPGSADVAERAARRCRALGLDPVTVRAVEVTGDGRGAEAAARDARYRALGAIARESGAAVVLLAHTSDDQAETVLIGLLRSAGVDALAGMPEHFERGGVRYARPLLDLSRADTTGICEDLGLTWWDDPTNGDGVPASEDAGLPLRSRIRHQLMPFLRRFAGGDIVAHLAGGSRLLRLDKDYLDGQADAAAARIALEPDGDLLRMGVKALEREHPAIRLRVIAHLLASAGAGATSAQVASVERLVSDWHGQGPVSLPSGYSAFRQKHVIRVCQYGGHAYRRRSRSD
- the hpt gene encoding hypoxanthine phosphoribosyltransferase produces the protein MRIADVQDQIDHELVSRTQIDHKIQEVAARVSADYAGKNPLFVAVLKGAVNTLAALSQAVSIPVQIDFMSLSSYGSGTQSSGSVTIRQDLSTDVRGRHILIVEDIVDSGRTLAWLSEELKRRGAASVEIFALLEKPARREVDVDVKYRGYEIPDEFVVGFGLDYDERFRNLDSIAVLKPEVYQGVHA
- the ftsH gene encoding ATP-dependent zinc metalloprotease FtsH; the protein is MSYPQGPQQGPGNNRPSNNPFNGNPFNRNNNGGNSGQNGNGNGQRPFWQSPWLWGVLVVLIAIGSFQIFAGSGTQTIDTKDGFALLKNGTVSYAKIIDNKQLVKLELTSDYTKTDPDTGRQRNYGKDVQFYYTFAQGAQVVQAVEKANPSKGWTSDMQSSSMMSYMLSSLLPILLLVALWWLLMRNMGGANGMFGMGGKKNSGKLLEGQTPTTKFSDVAGEDEAVAEVEEIKDFLKDPSKYKALGARIPRGVLLYGPPGTGKTLLARAIAGEAGVPFYSMAGSDFVEMFVGLGASRVRDLFDEAKKNAPAIIFIDEIDAVGRKRGSGMGGGHDEREQTLNQLLVEMDGFDNDTNLIIIAATNRPDVLDPALLRPGRFDRQVGVAAPDLEGREAILKVHAKGKPFVPDVDLHMIAVRTPGFTGADLANVLNEAALLCARVGAQLIDNRAIDEAIDRVQSGPRRKSKGMALEELRNTAYHEGGHALVAAAMHDTDPVTKVTILPRGRALGYTAVMPTTDRYSQSRNQLLDQMAYAMGGRTAEEIVFHDPTTGASNDIEKATAIARTMVTQYGFSAQLGAIKWGDEDEQTTVMDGLQPRKYSDRTAQVIDDEVLKLVETAHTEAWNVINENRDVLDELVRQLLVKETLNEKELAAIFANVKKAPVRETWLSNDRRPDSDKPPVEIPESLKRSVGMKPGE
- the folE gene encoding GTP cyclohydrolase I FolE, producing MPYDEEGVREAVRLFLRSIGEDPEREGLVETPDRIARACREIFSGLGRDPREVLSKRFPVDTDEMVLVRDIELYSVCEHHLLPFHGFAHVGYIPSNGRVVGLSKLARLVELYARRPQVQERITQQVADALMEYADARGVIVVTECEHMCMAMRGVNKPQSRTVTSAVRGVMRNPATRAEAMSLIMAKH
- the folP gene encoding dihydropteroate synthase → MTSLNDLHNPTRTLVMGVLNITEDSFSDGGLWLDPDKACGHGLAMLDEGADIIDIGAESTRPGAKRVGEEDELARVTGAVEALVPHGAVLSIDTTRASVAAAALDKGALIINDVSGGTLDADLPRVVADHDCLYIVQHWRGWLTGAHGGTPDADTSHYEHGVLADVRDELLRQVDAVVAAGVAPERIVIDPGLGFSKPGIEHNLPLLAGLDAFRDSGYPVLIGASRKRFVKAALAQARPGFGEPAGATAPDQPSLADLDNATAALSALCAEHGAWGVRVHDVARSRAAVTMGSLWREYRESAR